The proteins below are encoded in one region of Metabacillus dongyingensis:
- a CDS encoding phosphoribosyltransferase family protein — protein MSSNHLLTLSAKQQTNNYTFDLLGKLSVEIELTSNPYLLPLENLFSMAARINKKRGFLFVSKVLGKHIPVDPALALLTGQALAARYMEVVHGETHPERDQILAGLNGEAIQKSGYRCTLNDQALFIGFAETATALGHAVFENFENASFFHTTRELVSGMDSIINFEEEHSHATSHRCYVDNSLFENDSPIVLVDDEVTTGKTALNIIESIQSKYPRREYTVVSILDWRSEEDQKRFKETEERLGVTIHTVSLITGLISTTGNPVAENQAEKRSEQVSESEINEIYISGNDTTSYSSELLSAPYIIHTGRFGLSDQEQLSVDDYCQSAAARLFEFRKGKKTLCLGTGEFMYVPMKTASFMGEGIFYQSTTRSPIHPVDREDYAVKSGYPFTSPEDGETANFFYNAEQGQYDEVFVFFERAVLSDHMKSMMNQLKRVFPIINLVFFSTNKKGSAADE, from the coding sequence ATGAGCAGCAATCATTTATTGACCTTATCAGCGAAACAACAAACGAACAATTATACATTTGATTTATTAGGAAAGCTTTCTGTGGAAATTGAATTGACAAGCAATCCGTATCTTCTTCCTTTGGAAAACCTGTTTTCAATGGCAGCACGGATTAATAAAAAAAGAGGCTTCTTATTTGTGAGCAAAGTCCTCGGCAAACATATTCCTGTTGATCCTGCGCTTGCTCTTTTAACTGGACAAGCTCTTGCAGCAAGATATATGGAGGTTGTACACGGAGAAACCCATCCTGAAAGAGACCAAATCCTTGCTGGATTAAACGGAGAAGCGATTCAAAAGAGTGGGTACCGCTGCACTTTAAACGATCAGGCTCTATTTATAGGATTTGCTGAAACAGCAACTGCCCTTGGACATGCAGTTTTTGAAAACTTTGAAAATGCTTCTTTTTTTCATACGACAAGGGAATTGGTATCTGGAATGGATTCCATAATTAATTTTGAAGAAGAGCACTCTCATGCGACCTCTCACCGCTGTTATGTGGACAATAGTCTATTTGAAAATGACAGTCCGATCGTTTTAGTGGATGATGAAGTAACAACAGGGAAAACGGCTCTGAATATCATTGAATCTATCCAATCGAAGTATCCTCGCCGTGAATATACAGTCGTGTCTATTCTGGATTGGCGCTCAGAAGAGGATCAAAAAAGATTCAAAGAAACAGAAGAAAGACTTGGTGTTACGATTCATACTGTTTCTTTAATAACAGGTCTTATTTCAACAACCGGGAACCCGGTTGCAGAGAACCAGGCTGAAAAACGATCAGAACAGGTGTCTGAATCTGAGATAAATGAAATCTATATATCTGGTAATGATACGACTTCATATTCCTCTGAACTTCTTTCTGCACCCTATATAATACACACAGGCAGATTCGGTCTTTCAGATCAGGAGCAGCTTAGTGTCGATGATTATTGTCAAAGCGCAGCAGCCAGGCTTTTTGAATTCCGTAAAGGAAAGAAAACGCTATGCCTTGGTACAGGGGAATTTATGTATGTGCCTATGAAAACGGCATCCTTTATGGGAGAAGGGATCTTCTATCAATCAACCACCAGAAGTCCGATTCATCCGGTTGACAGGGAAGATTACGCGGTGAAAAGCGGTTATCCTTTTACAAGCCCGGAAGACGGAGAAACGGCTAATTTCTTTTATAATGCAGAACAGGGTCAATACGATGAAGTCTTTGTCTTTTTTGAACGGGCTGTTTTAAGTGATCATATGAAATCAATGATGAACCAGCTGAAAAGAGTTTTTCCAATCATCAATCTCGTTTTTTTCAGTACAAACAAAAAAGGAAGTGCAGCAGATGAATAA
- a CDS encoding HpcH/HpaI aldolase/citrate lyase family protein, translated as MKHFQYLSKEKRNEIFLYEPIHFSKETERETLAYTLGATLYMPGNRTAISSDVLSGKFLNGKHEGLTSMVICLEDSIGDTEVESAEENTVRQIEVISNSILKGQFDQRNLPLIFVRIRSEDQMKRLASKLKHHIQLLSGFVFPKFTSENGRGYYAALQEVAALYSVTLYGMPILETKEIIYKESRIAELLGIKEILDDYYELVLNVRLGGTDLSGLFGIRRSRDTTIYDISVIRDCITDIINVFGRCEKEYVISGPVWEYFGGGQRILKPQIRQTPFQQAYGTEGLEFRANLIDRYDDGLIHEIVLDNTNGLVGKTIIHPLHIKIVNALNAVTKEEYLDASSILDQAQSYNGVIRSEFSNKMNEIKPHYNWARKIILKSKIYGVFHEQQSFIDLISETTNEQLYI; from the coding sequence TTGAAGCATTTTCAATATTTATCAAAAGAAAAGCGAAATGAAATCTTTTTATACGAACCAATCCATTTTTCAAAAGAAACAGAACGGGAAACATTGGCCTATACGTTAGGTGCGACTCTCTACATGCCTGGTAATCGGACAGCAATTTCAAGCGATGTACTATCTGGTAAATTTCTTAATGGAAAGCATGAAGGATTAACTTCAATGGTTATTTGTCTTGAGGATTCAATCGGTGATACGGAAGTAGAATCAGCGGAAGAGAATACAGTCAGGCAAATCGAAGTAATCTCAAACAGCATCTTAAAAGGCCAGTTTGATCAGAGGAATCTGCCGCTTATTTTTGTGCGGATCAGAAGTGAAGACCAAATGAAACGCCTTGCCTCAAAGCTTAAGCATCATATCCAGCTTTTAAGCGGGTTTGTCTTCCCGAAATTCACTTCTGAAAATGGAAGAGGCTATTATGCTGCCCTGCAGGAGGTCGCCGCTCTTTATTCTGTCACACTGTATGGGATGCCTATTTTAGAGACGAAGGAAATTATTTATAAAGAGTCGCGTATAGCAGAATTGCTCGGCATCAAAGAGATTCTTGATGATTACTATGAACTCGTTCTGAATGTTCGCCTTGGCGGAACGGATTTATCAGGATTATTCGGCATCAGAAGAAGCCGAGATACAACCATTTATGATATTTCCGTCATTCGTGACTGCATTACGGACATCATTAATGTGTTTGGAAGATGTGAAAAAGAATATGTCATTTCAGGACCCGTTTGGGAATATTTTGGCGGAGGCCAGCGGATTTTAAAGCCTCAAATCAGACAGACTCCTTTTCAGCAGGCATACGGCACCGAGGGTCTTGAGTTCAGAGCAAACCTGATCGACCGTTATGACGATGGATTAATCCATGAAATCGTCCTTGATAATACGAATGGCCTTGTAGGCAAGACCATTATTCATCCGCTGCATATTAAAATAGTAAACGCGCTGAATGCCGTGACAAAGGAAGAATATTTGGATGCATCATCAATCCTTGATCAGGCGCAATCTTATAACGGCGTCATCAGAAGTGAGTTTTCAAATAAAATGAACGAAATTAAACCCCATTACAATTGGGCGCGGAAAATCATCTTGAAATCAAAAATATACGGGGTGTTCCATGAGCAGCAATCATTTATTGACCTTATCAGCGAAACAACAAACGAACAATTATACATTTGA
- a CDS encoding TerD family protein: MAISLSKGQKIDLTKSNPGLTKVLVGLGWDTNKYDGGNDFDLDTSIFLLDANGKAASEADFIFYNNLVGGNGSVEHTGDNRTGEGSGDDEVIKVNLSQVPSTIDKIAFTITIHDAESRSQNFGQVSNAYVRILNEESNQELIRYDLGEDFSIETAVVVGELYRHGAEWKFNAIGSGYQGGLGSLVKDYGLDV, translated from the coding sequence ATGGCAATCAGTTTATCTAAAGGTCAAAAAATCGATTTAACAAAATCAAATCCTGGTTTAACAAAAGTATTAGTAGGTCTTGGCTGGGACACAAACAAGTATGACGGCGGAAATGATTTTGACTTGGACACATCTATTTTCCTATTAGATGCAAACGGCAAAGCTGCAAGCGAAGCAGATTTCATTTTCTACAACAATCTTGTAGGCGGAAACGGTTCTGTTGAGCATACTGGGGACAACCGTACTGGAGAAGGTTCAGGCGATGATGAAGTAATCAAAGTAAACCTTTCTCAAGTACCATCAACAATCGACAAAATTGCGTTCACAATTACGATCCATGATGCTGAATCACGCAGCCAAAACTTCGGACAAGTTTCAAATGCATATGTACGCATTTTAAACGAAGAGAGTAATCAAGAATTAATCCGCTACGATTTAGGAGAAGATTTCTCTATCGAAACAGCGGTTGTAGTTGGCGAGTTATACCGTCACGGCGCTGAATGGAAATTCAACGCAATCGGAAGCGGCTACCAGGGCGGCTTAGGATCACTTGTAAAAGACTACGGTTTAGACGTTTAA
- a CDS encoding TerD family protein, producing MAITLQKGQKIDLTKGNAGLKNLMVGLGWDPVQQKSGGLLGGLFGGGGGSNVDCDASVMMLDENDRLLDKKSVIYFGNLTSKCGSVKHTGDNLTGDGDGDDEQVLIDLSKVPSNVHKIVFVVNIYQAVQRKQHFGMIQNAFIRVVDSATKTELVHYNLSDDYSGLTSLIPGEIYRHGGEWKFAAVGSGTKDASITEIANRHS from the coding sequence ATGGCAATTACATTACAAAAGGGTCAGAAGATTGATCTGACAAAAGGCAATGCGGGCCTGAAGAATTTAATGGTAGGCCTTGGCTGGGACCCTGTACAGCAAAAAAGCGGCGGACTGCTTGGCGGCTTATTCGGCGGCGGAGGCGGAAGCAATGTGGATTGTGACGCATCTGTAATGATGCTGGATGAAAACGACCGTCTGCTTGACAAGAAAAGTGTGATTTATTTCGGCAACCTTACAAGCAAATGCGGTTCTGTCAAACATACAGGCGACAACTTAACAGGTGATGGCGATGGAGACGACGAGCAGGTTTTAATCGACCTCAGCAAAGTGCCGTCGAACGTGCATAAGATTGTGTTTGTTGTAAACATTTATCAAGCTGTGCAAAGAAAGCAGCATTTCGGAATGATTCAAAATGCGTTTATCCGTGTAGTGGATTCAGCAACTAAAACAGAGCTTGTGCATTACAACCTGTCTGATGACTATTCCGGCTTAACATCTCTTATTCCGGGAGAAATTTACCGTCACGGCGGCGAGTGGAAATTCGCAGCAGTCGGATCAGGCACTAAAGATGCATCAATCACTGAAATTGCAAATCGTCACTCATAA
- a CDS encoding ATP-grasp domain-containing protein, whose translation MSTYKIWFNRWFSVAYHYIDMIRANEDGIKFEVYGTHPDPDHVMLANCDYSEVEPKFETDGEYVRYCLNFCKKHGIELFVPRYKMLPIAKAIKEFEAIGTKVLVNRDANLLETIENKDEFYDVCKEKGIFEIPSFYTASTAEEFKETYEKLKNEGLGVCYKPVVGEGGYGFRIIDDGLDPLKEVMAPSYRIPFQRVYDGLKAVPEFPELMVMEFLEGEEYSIDCLAFNGELLAAVPRKKGGGRIRILENNKELIRLAEDFTKEFKLDYIFNIQVKFNHGLPKLLEINPRMSGGLYFSCLSGVNFPYLAVKLLLGEKVGKQEMKLDIKATFLEKEIIL comes from the coding sequence ATGAGTACATATAAAATATGGTTTAACCGCTGGTTCTCAGTTGCCTATCATTACATCGACATGATCCGGGCCAATGAAGACGGCATAAAGTTCGAAGTGTACGGTACGCACCCGGATCCTGACCACGTTATGCTTGCCAACTGCGATTATTCTGAAGTAGAGCCAAAGTTTGAAACAGACGGGGAGTACGTCAGGTATTGTCTGAATTTTTGTAAAAAACATGGGATTGAACTGTTTGTTCCAAGATATAAAATGCTGCCTATTGCCAAAGCTATAAAAGAGTTTGAAGCAATCGGCACAAAGGTATTAGTAAATAGAGACGCAAATCTATTAGAAACAATCGAAAATAAAGATGAATTTTATGATGTATGCAAAGAAAAAGGCATCTTTGAAATCCCCTCTTTTTATACGGCAAGCACAGCTGAAGAATTTAAAGAAACCTATGAAAAACTGAAAAATGAAGGTCTTGGCGTTTGCTATAAGCCGGTTGTAGGAGAAGGCGGCTATGGTTTTCGGATTATTGATGATGGGCTCGACCCTTTAAAAGAAGTGATGGCGCCGAGCTACCGCATTCCATTTCAAAGAGTGTACGATGGCCTGAAAGCTGTCCCGGAATTTCCTGAGCTGATGGTGATGGAGTTTTTAGAGGGCGAAGAATACAGCATTGACTGCCTGGCTTTTAACGGGGAATTGCTTGCTGCGGTTCCGCGGAAAAAAGGCGGGGGAAGAATCAGGATTTTAGAGAATAACAAAGAGCTTATCAGACTTGCAGAGGATTTCACAAAGGAATTTAAGCTGGATTATATTTTTAACATTCAAGTGAAATTCAATCATGGCTTGCCAAAATTACTGGAAATTAATCCGAGAATGTCAGGCGGACTCTATTTCAGCTGTTTATCCGGGGTGAATTTCCCGTATCTTGCTGTCAAATTGCTTCTTGGGGAAAAAGTGGGTAAGCAAGAAATGAAGCTTGATATTAAAGCGACATTCCTCGAAAAAGAAATCATTTTGTAA